In a single window of the Oenanthe melanoleuca isolate GR-GAL-2019-014 chromosome 28, OMel1.0, whole genome shotgun sequence genome:
- the ONECUT3 gene encoding one cut domain family member 3 isoform X2 has translation MELAMENLGSLHGVPHSQPAELLSPAHGRQSSHRNLVPHGRPAMVSGMASILEGGDYRGEHSLGAPLHPAMSMSCESPSGMSLSSTYTTLTPLQHLPPISTVSEKFHHPHHHHHHHHPHQRLAGNVSGSFTLMRDERSLASMGNLYSHYPKDMPAMGQPLSPLPNGLGSLHNAQQPLAPYGPAGHLPNEKMLSPNGFDSHAAMLSRGEEHLARGLAAPSSAMMPPLNGMHPHGHPHGQPGASLLGERERPAPGPGSQPGGSGQVEEINTKEVAQRITAELKRYSIPQAIFAQRILCRSQGTLSDLLRNPKPWSKLKSGRETFRRMWKWLQEPEFQRMSALRLAASFKRLWPNDGSSRRPRPGRAAEKRGRFRCFRSARGRGRRQKSAAATGSFGGFGANGFCSGKMDEKESLGSSRPGELPTQGIGERFGTGGKALSPLG, from the exons ATGGAGCTGGCGATGGAGAACCTGGGCAGCCTGCACGGCGTCCCGCACTCGCAGCCCGCCGAGCTGCTGAGCCCCGCGCACGGGCGGCAGAGCTCGCACCGCAACCTGGTGCCGCACGGCCGGCCCGCTATGGTCTCGGGCATGGCCTCCATCCTGGAGGGGGGCGACTACCGCGGcgagcacagcctgggagccCCGCTGCACCCCGCCATGAGCATGTCCTGCGAGTCGCCCTCCGGCATGAGCCTGAGCAGCACCTACACCACGCTGActcccctgcagcacctgccGCCCATCTCCACCGTCTCGGAGAAGTTCCACCACCcgcaccaccaccaccaccaccaccacccgCACCAGCGCCTGGCCGGCAACGTCAGCGGCAGCTTCACCCTCATGCGCGACGAGCGGAGCTTGGCCTCCATGGGCAACCTCTACAGCCACTACCCCAAGGACATGCCGGCCATGGGGCAGCCCCTATCGCCGCTGCCCAACGGGCTGGGCAGCCTCCACAACGCCCAGCAGCCGCTGGCCCCCTACGGCCCCGCCGGCCACTTGCCCAACGAGAAGATGCTCTCGCCCAACGGCTTCGACTCGCACGCCGCGATGCTGTCCCGGGGCGAGGAGCACCTGGCGCGGGGGCTGGCGGCGCCCAGCTCGGCCATGATGCCGCCGCTCAACGGGATGCACCCGCACGGGCACCCGCACGGGCAGCCCGGAGCGTCGCTGCTGGGCGAGAGGGAGCGCCCggcgcccggccccggctcccAGCCCGGCGGCTCCGGCCAGGTGGAGGAGATCAACACCAAGGAAGTGGCTCAGCGGATCACGGCCGAGCTGAAGCGGTACAGCATCCCGCAGGCCATCTTCGCGCAGAGGATCTTGTGCCGCTCCCAGGGGACCCTCTCGGACCTGCTGCGGAACCCCAAGCCCTGGAGTAAGCTCAAGTCCGGCCGGGAGACTTTCCGCAGGATGTGGAAATGGTTGCAGGAGCCGGAATTTCAGAGGATGTCGGCGCTCAGACTGGCAG ccTCTTTCAAACGACTTTGGCCCAACGACGGCTCCTcccggcggccccggcccgggaGAGCGGCGGAGAAGCGCGGACGGTTCCGCTGCTTTCGATCCGCGCGTGGCCGCGGGCGACGGCAAAAAAGCGCCGCAGCCACGGGGAGTTTTGGAGGATTTGGAGCGAATGGGTTTTGTAGCGGTAAAATGGACGAAAAGGAGAGTTTGGGGTCCTCCCGGCCGGGAGAGCTGCCCACCCAGGGAATCGGAGAAAGGTTCGGAACGGGAGGCAAAGCTTTGTCCCCgttggggtga